A region of the Cryptococcus neoformans var. neoformans B-3501A chromosome 6, whole genome shotgun sequence genome:
TGGGAGTAATAGTGCGACTTGACGGCTTTCTCACCGTAGCCCTTGTAGTTGTGGTAGGTAAGGTCCGACATTTTCCAGGAAACTGTTCATGTGTCTCGCTTTCGGGATGAGGGCACTAAATTATTGAATGGAAGGTCGCCTTACATATGTATCTATATCGCCAAAGCCGAATTGCTCGCGAGTCTCTCTGCTCGGACGAGTAAGTGGGCGGAGGAGACGGGAAAGTGGAGCAAGGGCGCATTTGTGAAATTCCACTCCCGCTCTGCAAGCTGCAATCAGAGCGAATGCTATATACGGGAAGTCTCTCAACATGCTTTCATCTACGCCTGCGCTCTCGCACCTCGCAGAGTGTTGCGAGTATGTGATGAGCCCTCGGTCAAAGCGCAGGTGAATCGTGCgcgacttcttcatcttctttcacttTGAATGCTTATGCTCCGATCCAACATACCCCAGTTCCCGCCAAGTAGATTCAGATTTCCTGCTATAAGGATGCTAAAAAGCGAACCATTTGCAGGATCGTAGATGTACTGATGAGCAACGCGAAGGGAACACGATATCCAAGGGAAACTGATTCTTGTTTTCGCCATATTTATTGCATTTTCGCCATTCTAAGCACAGTAAGCAACCAACCATACGGGCGTCTTCACATAGGAGGAAGCACATACCAACATAAACTCTGTCTTCTGGACACGAGATGAAGCATCAAATATTACGCAGGTCTCTGGAATAAAGAGAATGCAAATCTGGGAGTTTTCTGAGAATATTACCGTTCCTAGTAATTCTGGTCCCTGTGGCAACAGAAAATTGGGATGTGGGAGTTTCGTGTTTTTCGAGTCTCCCCCTTTACACGcacgcttcttccttttcccgtCAAAAATAACACAGCGCCCCCGTCTGCATCGCCCAGTATAGACGTGACAGTGGCCGCCAGAGGTGAATCACCtttgttcttcctccctgGCTTGTGCTGACTCGCACTCAGCTTGATGCCTTATTAAGTACGctttccctctccagcCTGTCGACCACCCTGACCCGCTTGTAGATCCTTTGTCCCCCAAAATGGACACCATCAACCCACCCACGCCACCATCGCGAAACATCGTGGTGGAGGCGCCAGCGGCAGAGAGTGGGACAGCGGCGGTGGAGACCACGAGCACCTCGGTGGAAATGGAGATGGACGTGGGCGCAGCAGCTCCAGAGGGCACAGACGCTGTAGAGCTGTTACTCAATATCTCCCATGCCGTCGATTCGTCAACGCGGAGCGAGATGGTGGCCCAGGAAGGTGCAGAGACGTTGCTAGAGGCTGTGCAAGGGCTGTCGCCAGAGCAAGAACTTGTGCCAGACACAGCAGACCCCGAACCATTATCAGCACATGAACCCGAACCTGAACCTGAACCGAAACGCAAGCGCAAAAAACATCCCACGCATTACCTTGGTGAAGATAACACTATTATTCGCTGTATATGTGGGTTTACAGAAGACGACGGGTTCACGATTCAATGTGAAGGGTGTGGTGCATGGGAGCACGGCATGTGTTTTGGCTTCAACGACGTTGACTCAGCACCTGATCAGTACTTGTGCGAGTTGTGTGACCCGAGACCCGTGGACAAGGAAGGTGCTAGGCGTATACAGTTGAGGATGAttgagcagcagcggtTAGCGAGAGAAGCCGGTGCGAGAATACCAGGTCCGGGAGAGAAGCCTAGAAGCAAGGGCGGTAAAAGGCGAAAAGAGCAATCCAATTCTGTGCCAGAAGAGGGCGGTGGCGAAATGGGCCCTCCAGCCAAGCCTCGAAGAGGGCGTCAACAATCCAACAAATCTCGAACCAAGGCGCCAATGGAGGCTTCTTCACCCGCTATCGGAGACGACTACTTCAAGATCGACCCCTGGGCTATGGAATATACACCGATTGAGCAAAATATTCCACGAGGCTTGCCCGTGAGACGGGTCTTGAGACAGTTGTACGAGGAGTGGATCGAATCATTGCCAGagcaggaaaaggagagagaagataaTACGGCAGCTTCGCATCTCCCCTCACCTACAGAAACAGGTCTACTTCGTCTGTCTCCTGATGCCATTTTCCCACCACCAAATTATTCTCCCCTGGCGCCTCCACTTCCCCCAGTATTCCTCactgctccttctctttcctccctcactccatctctcatcaTAAAACCTGtaccctctccatcttcctcatcaggCTTCACCACCTCATTCTTACCCCCTACCTACCGCGATCATCTCACAATGCGAGCCATCTACACCCGTCCTACCGTCTATGGCGTCTTCACCTCCGAATCCTTCGAAACAGGTACTTTCCTTGGTGAATACCTTGGCGAATTGGTCGACCCCGCGACATACAGACAGGATCCAATCAATCAATATACGTTGCTCGGCGTGCCGAAACCGCATGTGCATGCTCTAGGCCCGCCGATAAATTTAATGATTGATGCGAGAAATTATGGGTCACCGTTGAGATTTGTGAGAAACGGATGTCATCCAAATGCCGTCATCCGCCCCATTGTCTGGAGAacgccttcctcttcttcatcctcctcatcgtcatcatccgagGGCTCACCAAAAATTGCTTTCGGCCTCTTCACTTCCCGACCTATCCCACCCCGAGGAGAAATTATCCTTGGTTGGGAATGGGACGACCAGCACCTTGTCcactcccttcctcttATTCATCCgacatcctctccttcaactgGTGCTGTGACTTACCCCAACTGGCAAAAGAATTTATCAAGAGGACAAGCGGAAGAATTAGGGTGGAGATATGAAAGGTTGTTGGGATGTTTGTGGGGGGTGTTTGCTGGATGTGGGTGTGCATCCGGTGGGGCTGGTGGGAAGGCGGAAAATAAAGGCCCGGGAAGCTGTGCGCTGGAGCAAATGATGGAGTTTTGGCGAGTCACCACTGGAAGGTCGAATTTGAAACCCCAACCCCCTCGAGTCGTTACGGAGACAGAGgccgaaggagaaggagagccCGAACTCGATCAAGatggggaaagggaagataGAGAGAAGGAACGGGATATGGCATATTTGGGTCCGTTGGTGGGCAGTGtcagaggatggagaaatAGGGAGTTGGAAGTGGAAAGTGTGAAGCAGTGGATGGGAACGGGTGCGTTACCGTTGTTGTCCTCGGTGGATATGGATATGGAGTTGAGACGGAATAGTGTTGCGAgtgggaaggaaaagaagaagaagccggcggaggaagagcgcAGAGTTAGTATAGACTCGCAGGCGACGCaggagcaagaggagattggagaagaggaagagcatgaaaagggaaagatggACGTTGATCAATTAACAGGTATATCCATTTCGATGACTACAAATTTTCGTGTCTGACTGGTTTGTAGAACCTGCGCCATCACCGtccccttcaccacctACCCCTCCGCTAAATCGACGTCAGCTCTCCGCATCAAAGCCCCAAGCGCATCCAACAGTTGGAGATCGACCGCCTACACCACCACATCTaccaccttcctcatccctctccccacctcctcgccgTTCCTCTTTTGGCACGACTGTACCGCATTCGGAGCCAATTACAGAGGTGTCTGAACCAGAGAGTGAGAAGCGACCGCATACAGAGGAGggcagagaagatgatggctCAGAAGATGATTCTGCAGACGTAGAAGAGGGTATGGACGTGCATCagagggaagatggactagaagaggatgaaggtgctTTGAGTGATGCGACGACAGTCACGCTGCCGAGAAGCGGGCGGTCTCCGTCTCTTTCCTCGTTAGGCTCAACCGACGGTTCTGACGATTCGTCATTGTCTGATACACAGAACGTCAGCCGAGAaagtgaggatgagggtgatgacgaagatgagcgTGTGGTGATTAACGCCAgcaaaatgaagaagaaggtcgttccctcatctcctccgctACCTCCATCGAAGTCTAAACCCAATCAGCCGAAACTCCAATCCCAGGTCCCAGGACCCAAATCCAAAGACAGGGTTAAGCCGTTGGTCAAAGACAGGGAGAAAAACAAGGTTCAATCGAAATCCGGAAAACCGTTTTCTAGTCCCAACAATGGCCATCAGGTCAAGGCAAAAGCGAAAAGGGGTGATTTATCGCAAGCTCAATCATCACGTCAACGGCCAgattcatcttcatcttccatcaaaGATCGAGAAAAGTTGGGCAAAAAGCCTGTTCCGGTAGGCATTGGAGCAGGGTTGAAGGGTAGTAAGAAGCGAGCGAAGCGGATTGTGTCCAGTTCtgagacggaagaagatgaagtgagagtgaagaagaagttgaaggaaaaggagaaggaaaagaaaagcgaGCAGAAGCCGAGTTTACCatctgttgttgctgttaATTCAGATGGTCCTGCGCCCAAAGAGGCTACTCCACCGCCTAaaccacctcttccactgACACCACCCCCGCTATTGACTTTTTTGTCTGTCAAAGAACCCACTCCTCCTGCCCCCGTCCCCGAACCAGTACCGAAGGAGCCTACTCCTCCACCCCCAGAACCGCCGAAGAAGGTATCGTTATCAGAGTATTTGAAGACGCACAAGTTTAGGAAGGAGAGTCAGACGCCGTCCCCGGCGGCAAATACGGGGGCAAGCGGGAATGGTGGTGCTGCAGGATCGACTGCAGTAGGTGCAGGCATTCCAGGGCTCGGCGGCTATCTTCCTCCTAAACCGCCTTCTACGTCAGCGGAGGCTCCTAAATCAGAACATGTTGAGCATGAGAATAGGGAGGAGAGCAATCCTCCCAATTCTTTTGTGCCTACCAACACTTCAGCTACTGTTGCGACTTCCGCTTCAACATCAGGACTGAACCTGTTTGAGCATTTGCCCTCGTCCCGCGGCTCTGCTTCTGGGTCAGCCTTGGGTTTAGGTCCCGAAGGTAATTCTGGGTTAGATCTTGTCAACGCTTCCGGTCCTTTATCGGCTGTTGAGCCGACCCCTGCTCCCGTGTCAGCAACCAAAAATTCGGACGACAATGATCCCTTGTCATCGTCCGCGATCGCTACAGCCCTTTCGCTTGCCAGCGCTATCACGTCTGCCACATCTCGCGGACAAAATGTGAATCATGAGGCCAGCATCGGGGCAACAAGACCCGTCATGCAGTCCAGTACGAGTACGAGCTACGTCCCTCGACAATCACAACCTCAAGTGCAGTCTACTCCGTCATCAGCGACCATATCTCTGCCTATGCCTACCTCGGCCTCGAAAGACCATTTTGTTCATCCTTTGCCTTCGACCCCGTCTATTCCCCCTCCTGCTACTCCAAACAATGCTGTTAGTGCTGCCGCCAGAGTGTCCTCTTCCTATATCCCTCGACAagtctcttcctcatctatGACCTCTGCGGGAGGCGTAGAAGAACCGCACTCGCCTCACAGAGGTTTTACGGGATTGTATGGGAggcgagaaagagagaggtcGCCGATAAGAGGAGATTTCAGAGACAGAGATAGAGAAAGAGACAGGGACTGGGATAGAGATCGCGATCGTGATCGCCGCCCTCTCAGTCATAACCACCGCGACCTTCCCGAACGGCCAAGCACAAGTACCAGTACCAGTACCAGTATCCCACCACCCCTCGCTGCACGAGACCTTCCACCACATACATCTTCTACACTTCCTGGAACTCCCAGCGGGTTAGCGAAGACGACAGGATTAGGTCTCGGTTTGCCGAGAGCGCCGCCAACGGGACCTAAAGTACCTCCTACCGGGCCAAGGGCGTTTAGTGGTTCGGGAGCACCAGGAGCAGGGGTGGAGACGGCTGCGAATACGCCAACAGCTGGTGGGCTTGGTGGTGTAGGCGCTGGTCTGGGATTGtcaagaggaaggggtTTCCGTGGGTTTGCGCCGAGGGGTGTATGGAGAGGTAGAGGGTTTCGAGGACGTGGGAGAGGTGGATAAGTTTGTCAGATGTCTTTCGTCCAGGTGCGTATTAACTTTGGCAAGGTTACATTTATGTGACTTAATTGATGAATTATAATAGTAGCTGGAACCGCATATCacatgatgaagaaagagtgCCAGTtaaggagagaagagaggattgGGGAGTTCGTTTTTTGTCTAGCTTTTTAGTTCAGAGTCCATCCAGTGTAGTGCAGCGGACATTTCAAGACTGGGATTAGGTAATTTATATTTACCATGTATGCGCTGAGATGATGCACACCATCATTCATAGACAGGACCGGGGCTTTTATTCGGCGAACAGCATACATACCTTGAATGATCAAGCTTCTTTGTCAACAACTAATATATAATAGACCATTGACCGCTGGATGAGCGACTGCTGACTGGGCGATCCGAGCAACCTGCCCTGATTTCCTCAATACGTGCTGGATTAATATTATCGGTAGCAGGGCCTCTCGATGAGCTATGCAGAATTGAAATAGATATGATTGAGATATGACGAAGGTTTGAATGAAATTACGGTAATCAACGAAAGTACAAATTACGGAAAACCCGGGTCGAAATTGTGGCATGTCCTGATCTCAGTGGATGACGGGTTGTTTCCTTCCGACCTATCGACTTTCTGGAATAATCTAAGTGAAGCGTATGGCATGGTGCTTTCTGAtaatctttttcttccgaGTATAAGTACTGTACATCCCCATATTACATACGTCGGCGATCTGAATCAAAACAGCCCACACggacggagaagaagaagcggtggttcatcttcatcttctcttcttcgcgcTTCTACTGCTGTCACGACCTCCACCTGTTAATTAgaataattaattaataGTTACGGTCA
Encoded here:
- a CDS encoding hypothetical protein (HMMPfam hit to PHD, PHD-finger, score: 46.5, E(): 7.6e-11) — translated: MDTINPPTPPSRNIVVEAPAAESGTAAVETTSTSVEMEMDVGAAAPEGTDAVELLLNISHAVDSSTRSEMVAQEGAETLLEAVQGLSPEQELVPDTADPEPLSAHEPEPEPEPKRKRKKHPTHYLGEDNTIIRCICGFTEDDGFTIQCEGCGAWEHGMCFGFNDVDSAPDQYLCELCDPRPVDKEGARRIQLRMIEQQRLAREAGARIPGPGEKPRSKGGKRRKEQSNSVPEEGGGEMGPPAKPRRGRQQSNKSRTKAPMEASSPAIGDDYFKIDPWAMEYTPIEQNIPRGLPVRRVLRQLYEEWIESLPEQEKEREDNTAASHLPSPTETGLLRLSPDAIFPPPNYSPLAPPLPPVFLTAPSLSSLTPSLIIKPVPSPSSSSGFTTSFLPPTYRDHLTMRAIYTRPTVYGVFTSESFETGTFLGEYLGELVDPATYRQDPINQYTLLGVPKPHVHALGPPINLMIDARNYGSPLRFVRNGCHPNAVIRPIVWRTPSSSSSSSSSSSEGSPKIAFGLFTSRPIPPRGEIILGWEWDDQHLVHSLPLIHPTSSPSTGAVTYPNWQKNLSRGQAEELGWRYERLLGCLWGVFAGCGCASGGAGGKAENKGPGSCALEQMMEFWRVTTGRSNLKPQPPRVVTETEAEGEGEPELDQDGEREDREKERDMAYLGPLVGSVRGWRNRELEVESVKQWMGTGALPLLSSVDMDMELRRNSVASGKEKKKKPAEEERRVSIDSQATQEQEEIGEEEEHEKGKMDVDQLTEPAPSPSPSPPTPPLNRRQLSASKPQAHPTVGDRPPTPPHLPPSSSLSPPPRRSSFGTTVPHSEPITEVSEPESEKRPHTEEGREDDGSEDDSADVEEGMDVHQREDGLEEDEGALSDATTVTLPRSGRSPSLSSLGSTDGSDDSSLSDTQNVSRESEDEGDDEDERVVINASKMKKKVVPSSPPLPPSKSKPNQPKLQSQVPGPKSKDRVKPLVKDREKNKVQSKSGKPFSSPNNGHQVKAKAKRGDLSQAQSSRQRPDSSSSSIKDREKLGKKPVPVGIGAGLKGSKKRAKRIVSSSETEEDEVRVKKKLKEKEKEKKSEQKPSLPSVVAVNSDGPAPKEATPPPKPPLPLTPPPLLTFLSVKEPTPPAPVPEPVPKEPTPPPPEPPKKVSLSEYLKTHKFRKESQTPSPAANTGASGNGGAAGSTAVGAGIPGLGGYLPPKPPSTSAEAPKSEHVEHENREESNPPNSFVPTNTSATVATSASTSGLNLFEHLPSSRGSASGSALGLGPEGNSGLDLVNASGPLSAVEPTPAPVSATKNSDDNDPLSSSAIATALSLASAITSATSRGQNVNHEASIGATRPVMQSSTSTSYVPRQSQPQVQSTPSSATISLPMPTSASKDHFVHPLPSTPSIPPPATPNNAVSAAARVSSSYIPRQVSSSSMTSAGGVEEPHSPHRGFTGLYGRRERERSPIRGDFRDRDRERDRDWDRDRDRDRRPLSHNHRDLPERPSTSTSTSTSIPPPLAARDLPPHTSSTLPGTPSGLAKTTGLGLGLPRAPPTGPKVPPTGPRAFSGSGAPGAGVETAANTPTAGGLGGVGAGLGLSRGRGFRGFAPRGVWRGRGFRGRGRGG